The following are encoded in a window of Cataglyphis hispanica isolate Lineage 1 chromosome 21, ULB_Chis1_1.0, whole genome shotgun sequence genomic DNA:
- the LOC126857319 gene encoding uncharacterized protein LOC126857319, whose amino-acid sequence MRAAPTLDKIIAFLKVDLMFACCWPLPPTATKFQIIRDRIFRFLSGVNGAFIIIELIYSISNHLDNVYLIMQLACALGIFCEVPLQIFLFTQQHDRLQSVICTMEDCYKRANAEEKNVFQQYINKYILLYGTTLTLTAASLVGSLLVPLIRSRMFPLEIEYPFRVDYQPMTAIIYFHQALGMYQVSCQVSANVFLALLLWFTTARFEILSNKFRTITKYSEWKTYIQEHQEILRYATEMSNSIAHVVLSSLGVSTVTLVFGGVTFLSRFPLPVKIQYIIVCSTSLTKVLLCAWPAEYLMRTSSNIAEAAYNSLWYNQSIDSRKIMLYTLLRCQRGVVISVPGLLKALSFQHYACYLSTAFSYLTTFRIILSDDDKV is encoded by the exons ATGAGAGCTGCACCGACGctggataaaattattgcttttcTTAAGGTGGATTTAATGTTTGCTTGTTGTTGGCCTCTACCACCAACTGCCACGAAGTTTCAGATAATTCGTGACAGAATATTTCGATTCTTATCAGGCGTAAACggtgcatttataattattgaattaatatattcgatCAGTAATCATCTTGATAATGTATacttaattatgcaattagcTTGTGCATTAGGTATCTTTTGTGAGGTTCCAttgcagatatttttatttactcaaCAGCATGATCGCTTACAA AGTGTAATTTGTACAATGGAAGATTGTTATAAACGAGCAAATGCTGAGGAGAAGAATGTGtttcaacaatatattaataaatatatattactgtaTGGAACTACCTTGACTTTGACTGCTGCATCTTTAGTTGGTTCACTTTTAGTGCCACTGATTCGATCTCGTATGTTTCCGCTAGAGATAGAATATCCATTTCGCGTTGATTATCAACCGATGacagcaataatttattttcatcaagCACTCGGTATGTATCAAGTCTCTTGTCAAGTAAGCGCTAATGTTTTTCTCGCTCTTTTATTATGGTTTACGACGGCACGTTTCGAGATTTTGTCCAACAAATTCCGTACGATCACGAAGTATTCTGAAtggaaaacatatatacaggaACATCAAGAAATCTTaag ATATGCCACAGAAATGAGCAATTCCATCGCCCACGTAGTGTTATCATCGCTCGGTGTTAGTACTGTAACGCTAGTGTTCGGTGGCGTTACATTTCTCAGC cgATTCCCGCTACccgtaaaaattcaatatataatcgtaTGCTCCACATCATTGACAAAAGTACTTTTATGTGCCTGGCCAGCTGAGTATCTAATGAGAACA AGTTCTAACATTGCTGAGGCAGCTTATAATTCATTATGGTATAATCAAAGCATTGATTCACGAAAGATTATGCTATACACTTTGCTCCGGTGTCAACGAGGTGTAGTTATATCTGTTCCCGGATTATTAAAAGCTTTATCTTTTCAACATTATGCCTGT taTCTTTCGACGGCCTTTTCGTATTTAACAACGTTTCGAATAATTCTTTCTGACGatgataaagtataa
- the LOC126857326 gene encoding odorant receptor 49b-like — protein MKLCCELCTTTEVPLQIFCFSMQYDRLQYVIYELEDYCKHAKPKERNVFHQYIDSCKSIYVCSICGFTVTALLLILSPVVEPHPFPIDIEYPFSVDYQPLKIIIYLHHVLLIYQSYTQVCANIFIALLLWFVSARCDILSSRFRAVTKFAELRACIEEHQELLWYGKKVTLSVRYVMLASLAVSTIVIIFTGCTFLSRQPISVKATFLIFFISSLAKVYLCAWPADHLLSASTDITHATYDSMWYNGKVDFQKNFVHILLRGQEPIAVNVPCMLPTVSLNYYASYVSTAFSYLATFRVILEEDD, from the exons atgaaattatgcTGCGAGTTATGCACCACTACAGAGGTtccattacaaatattttgcttcTCGATGCAATACGATCGTCTCCAG TATGTGATTTATGAATTGGAAGATTATTGTAAACATGCGAAACCAAAAGAGAGGAATGTTTTTCACCAATATATTGATAGttgtaaatcaatttatgtatGTTCAATTTGCGGTTTTACTGTTACCGCTCTACTTCTTATCCTTAGTCCTGTCGTAGAACCGCATCCGTTTCCTATCGACATAGAATATCCGTTTTCCGTGGACTACCAACCTTTGaagattatcatttatttacatcaCGTACTACTTATATATCAAAGTTATACGCAGGTATgcgcaaatattttcatcgctCTTTTATTGTGGTTTGTATCAGCGAGATGTGATATTTTATCCAGCAGATTTCGAGCAGTCACGAAATTTGCCGAGCTACGTGCATGTATAGAAGAACATCAAGAATTACTCTG GTATGGAAAGAAAGTAACTCTTTCTGTTCGATATGTGATGTTGGCGTCGCTGGCTGTTAGTACAATAGTTATCATATTTACTGGCTGCACTTTTCTAAGC CGACAACCAATATCGGTAAAAgcaacatttttaatcttctttatttCATCTCTCGCAAAAGTATATTTGTGCGCGTGGCCAGCTGACCATCTGCTAAGTGCA agcaCTGATATTACTCACGCTACGTATGACTCAATGTGGTATAACGGGAAGGttgattttcaaaagaattttgtgCACATTTTATTACGTGGCCAAGAACCTATAGCTGTAAACGTACCCTGCATGCTACCGACTGtttcgttaaattattatgcctCA